AAATAGTGTCTGTTTACCCTGTGGCTATCTAAAATGTCTTGTTGTGACTTAGGAGTGATTAAAAGTTGATTTTAATGACGAAAATTTGATGCCCACTTTTGTGATAAACAGGAAGTGCTGGCAAAGGTTGCATGATAAGGAAGTTGGtgacatgaaaaatattgtGCTCAATACTGAATGAGACATTTCTAATCTAGTATGATTTATAACAAAGCTGTTTGTCTTTACCATTAATGCTGAGTGTGATTTTTTGTTAAGACTTGTATTATTTTGGTTCCATCGTATAGTTTTTGAAGGGGTAATTAGAGTAAGAAATCCATTGGTAAGAATCAACAGCCATGGCCCATGTATTTGTGTTGGGTAAATTGCATGTTTTTATTGGTGGTAGAAAGCAAGAACACAAATTGAAGTTCAAGTGGTGTTTTTGTATGCTGTTAACTAGAGACTGAATTTAGTTATTGAAAGGTTAACTTTCTATTCTAGTAAGTGAAGGGTCTCTTCATACAAGTTAGCTGCTTAGTTTTTAAATTGCACCCCACAGCTCCCTAATTTGGACAAATTATTGTTTATTCACGCAAGAAGGAGATTGAGCTAGTGAAGCAGGTTCCTATGACTAGCCTTGAAATATTCCTGTGACATGTGAACTCTGTAGGTGGATTACAGTATCGAAACTCAAATTTATGCCTTGTTCATTAGGAAACTGAGCTTAAACTTCTTTTGTTACCTGTAATTAGGCTGACATCTCTGTGTGTTGACTGAGGACTAAGATAAAGAGAgttatttttgctctttcatGAAAGATATTTTTGTGTCTATCGTGTGGTACTTCATTTGCTGGTAGTGATTTTTAGATGCCTTGAGAACTTAGGGCAATCAAAGTTACCACTGTAAGACTTTTAGGTTGAATTACAAttgaatgaacaaaacaaagatgtTTATTCTAATGTATCACCTTCTCGAATTTTCGTGTTTGTCGATCTTGGAAATCCACCAAAATTTCAATGTATATGTGCTCTGATGCatgatttaatttatttcagtgaTTGTATCATTTTGATTTCAAGACAATTTTGTGGAATGAAAGTGAATGATGAACTTAAAATTGCATTTAGTCTATCGTCAAATACTAAATTATCATCTTATTATCCGtcaaattgttataattttgtGCTTGCAATTGCATGATCAGTTCCATCAAGTTAAGTACCATTGTTTTGATGGGGTGGTGTTGATCAGTTCTCAGTGTAGAAGGTTTCCTTTAGCTACTATATCAAGCTTCTTTGACATTTTGATTAATGCCTCTCTCGTGATCAAGGTTGGAATCTTGCCACTAACTTTCAGTTAGGTTACTAGTTGCTTGAGTCTTTTACTTTAGTGGTATTTAGAATTCAAATAGCCATGGTATGTTTCAGctcaaaaaatgtaattttcatctGGTTTGAGATTGGGTATGGTAAGACTGAGGTGAAAGACGCCTTTCCTTAAGTCATGAAGACAATAGACGCTCCAGCTATGATAGTATTCTCAGACATATTTCTTGTTATGTTATCATTTGATGcatttttcttcctattcaaGAGATTAAAGTCTTTGATAGCATTTCTCTACAAGAATCCAAGATcagttattatcatttttgtataggaaaaaaaagtatatatccAAAAATGGACTCTCTCTGAAAACCACCCAACAATATTAGCAGTGTCCCAGCAACAAAAAATGTCAGCAAAAACAACCTCCAAGCTAACATATTTGTGGTTTTTATTAGATTTCAATCTTGAAGATTACCTCAGAGAAATTGCAATTAAAACTCCTAATGAAGAATCCCATGAGCTCTTGTCAGCTTATTCTGGCAgaagaaaaaaggggaaaagagagtttgaaataaattgcaTTAGCAAAAATCATTCCTCGTGATTTCTGTAGTCATTTCCGTATGTCTGGATATACTGTCTCTGTCCTTGAAAACCTCTTGACTATCCATGGAACCCTGCCAATCGGATGATCATCAGCCAGGCTAAGAAGGCAACTGTTGATCACCCTTTGGATCCTTGGAAACCCTGGAGGCCTCTGTCCAGATGCCGATAATTTGACATGTGCAGAGCAACAGCATACCATGTTTACAGGCGGACTTTATCAGATTTCTTACCAGACAAAAGTTGGTTGCTGTTAAAGTTTTCTTGCTTTTGTCTAATTGATTCATGCTGTAAAATGGCAGCGACATATTTACAACTTAACAAGTCTAGTCCATTGTGTATGATAATGTTTTTCCCAAGTTACTGCTGACAAAGTTCACTCTGCTCTGAAATGCTTTGGATCATGTATCACGTATCACATATCCAAAGTATCAGGATTTGGACATGATGCAAAGAATCCACCTTCAACAAGATCATTTGTATTAATAATCTGTTTGTGGATTTTTGTcaagaaatgtctttttttggATTTGAAGATCCAGATTTGGATTTAAGTAAAGACATGCACTCTTGCTATGACCTGATATTGACTGTGTACAAATTTACAATTTCCTTGTGCATGATATTGtcttgctttgttttttgcAATCGATATTCTGCTTGTACATTGCTGTGTCCAGAGTAGAAGATTGATGTGTTAAATATAGACACTATGGCAGTATGGAAGAGTAATATTCTTCTCAACTGCCACAGTCTTGGCAAACTGATGGAAGTTAACCCTTACTTGTTGGAATTTCAGGTCTTGCAGCATGGAGGTCCACATTTATTAGATGGGAAAACAGTAAGTCTACCTAAAAGCTTTGAACAAAGCTGTGGTTACtcattgtcattttcaattGTACATCAAGGAGGTGTTTATCGAAATGCCAAGATATTAATAAACAAACTCTCCCACTGCTTCTCTTTTGGGAGGGTTGTGGGGTGGAGGGACAGTAAAAACGCTGAACAATGTAGCAAGAATCACAGATTAGATTGAGTTTGCAATGTCACATTCTGTGACAATAAATCTGTATTATTTTCAACTTAGAGGCATTTGGTGTCCACATACATGTAGGGTGGATATGATTTAGTGAAGAAATTTGGTTTTTGATTGATGACTTCCATTGAATATTTTTGTAACTTCCCCACCAGGTTGATCCCAAGCCAGCAGCACCTATCAATAAGGTTAGTGTGTAAAGATATTAGAAACAGGGAGTGTAAACCTCCACCAGGAGAAAAACTTTACCAAATGATGCACTACTAGATGTCTTATAGAATTGTTAAACTaactacaaattttatttgctcaGGCTGTAACCACTTGAATGAATGTTCATCAACTTTCTTGATGGGTTCTCTCTCCCACCAACAGTTTTATAAGCAAAGTTGCTATATTTGCACTTGCTCTTAATCACCACTTACCCTTTTaaactctaagagtgaccagaatctaatttctcctcacagtagTCACtcactaagatcatgagaataaaggaaagatCACCAGTCTAAGCAGCTTTGATtaataaacaaactctccttgtcagtactaaaggaaatgtatagagaagagtttAGAGACTATGGATAGTGGGATGGGGAATCTTGTGAGCAGAGTAGAAGTTTTATCATTCAAATAGATCAATGCATAACACCCCCCCTACATTACATGCCACCGCAGAGAAATGTGTTAAACTGGGAAGGGACAAAAATTCTTAAGTATCCACTTCAGCTAGAAACACTATTTCTTCTCCCTGATGTTGTCCCCCTCCATGGTACTCTTATGATATGGGGTGAATTTGTGTGTGAtcctattattataattatagtaATTGCAATTGAAGCCTTCCCTAACATAGTGATCTTCAATTTTCAGCCACCTCAtttgagagtaaagaaaatatttgtggGAGGACTAAAACCAGAGACCACTGATCAACAGATTAGAGACTATTTTGGATCAACTTATGCACCGGTAAGGATGTAGGGCAAGGAGATTGATCAATTGGTCCATCTGGCACAAGCAGACTTCTCTTTTGAGAAATATGACAACTTCTCCTGCCCACTTGCACAATTGACAAGCCCAAGATAACTTTAGTGTCAGTAACTGTAATGGTCAGcattctcccttattttaagccAGACAGGCAGAATAAATTTTTGGACTGGTATAGCAATCCTTTCACCCGCTgatttttcaagaatttcaagcTATTTTAGGCAGTAATAAGAGGTACTGAAGGTGGTAAATTTAGTTGGTTACcacctgaaaaggagaacactgaatATTACTAGCTCCTTTAGGGATTTTGACAACATTTCACAGAGTGAACCTGCATCTTCATATAACAAGAATGTTGCAGATTATTTGGCTAGCTTACTGAGATAATGAAAGGGTGTGGCAGGGTtgaaaggggggaggggtgccTTGGCAATTTTGCACTGCATGAGGAGATGATGGTGTGAGACAGAGACAAAATTAATGGGAGCAATGCTGATGTAGTCTTAAAAAGTGTCCTGCATCAATTCTGAAGGCAGGTTACAATGAAGGGCAGTTCCAGTTAAAACATCTTGAATGTTTGGGAAACTTTCACTTGCAACAATCTTGAACTTTACACTTTAAGTTGATTGATTGTTTCTTGATTTTAGGTAAGAGACATAGAATATGTCACAGAACATTTAACCCAGAAGAGACGAGGTATGCAGTTAGATAGTTCAAGAGCATtgacttaaccctttgactcccaagatctgattgtcaattctcccctccagctgttacacatttccatgtaaattagttttgagaatttgttgtAAGATCAAGGCAACTgattctacctgataagtttgagtattctcataacctttttgctgaaaaatgtaCAAGTATTTTAGGAAGAAgatacatgtcaatcacttctgggagctaaagggtcaACTCActaacccctaagagtggcCAATGTCTAATTTCTACATACAGTATCAccccctgaatcaaaaattagggtcacaagaataggAAAgtatcaccaactaaagaagctcttggttgtcaaacaaattctccctgtcaacaTGTCAGGAAATTGtggagaacattatggagaatatgccttctgatgttaggatgtaaagtgTTAAGTGTATATTTTCCCAATTGCTCCTGCTCTAAGCTAAAAACGTAAGAGTCACAAGTTATAAAAATTGTGTTAGAGATAAAGTTCTGGTTGCAAGAAAGACTAGAGATTAAATACCCCATGTGCAAGGTATTTGAATTACATGACAGGCTTTAGTACCAACAGCACAGGCTTGCTTAAAACTTGGATAACTCAGAAAGAGaccaaaaaagttttcaaaagaaaaaggaacaaaaaaattaaacaaatttgtaTTTGCCATGGTATTCTAATAAGCAATAGCTTAGACCACAGCATTTTTCATTACACTCTCGTTTGTCTAATGcagtaattttctttaatcttttcttttaggtttctgttttgtttcctttgattcaGAAGACACAGTAGACAAGATTTGTGAATTACAGTTCCATCATATTGATGGTAATAAGGTGAGCTTGCACTAGGTAAGAAgcgttgataatgtaaattgtttaGCCCATCCCAGAGTGAAGAGTGAATTTATCCATTTGTTATTTTGTGATTAAGGTTGAAGTAAAAAGAGCTCTTCCAAAAGAAGTTCAACAGCAGCAAGCTGCACTTCGTGCTGCAGTGGCAGGGAGAGGAATGATCCCAGCAATTGGTGAGCCCAGAATGTTTTCACCTTGAATTATTTGTTCTTGCATTTGATGGTCAATACTTTGGCTCtattcttttttatgttttcaccttgaattatttgtaattatttgttcTTACATTTGATTGTCAATAATTTGGCTCTATTCTTTTTTATACATTGTTTAGTGGGACAAGACTGAGCTTAGGATAGAGTGTTGTTTATAAAGTAATGTCCACTCAATTTCCACTCAGTTCCTTgcagaaattttgaaatttgtgtttATATTATGTGAATTTTACTGTTCCATTGCAGCCACAGCTTTTGGAGTTGTGCCTGGAAGAGGAAGACCAGCTGCAGGTATAAGCAGAGGTAAGGCTTTTTACAGTGCACTGTATGTATACTCCAACCAACAGCACACAGTAATCAAAGGGTCAATATAATGGAGgagtcattttcttttcatgaccTTGCAACATCTTATGGGCCATAGAAAAAACATGTTATATGTTCGTAACCAGCTGGCTTCTctttttctccatactgttctttatgcACTTCTTATGGAACTGACTGAGAGAATCTAGAGAAAAATCAAGCCTTTTTTTGAGAccatcttctttattctcattagcttagtgtttgattcatcAGTGATACCATAGTGAAAGATTAGGTGCTAGTAACCCTGAGGTTtatccctttacacccttacaacagtaggcatattctccatactgttctctatacaagTCCTtaggagctgacaaggagaattgtttaacaatcaatagcctctaaagttgatgatcatttcctttattctcataaccttgaTATTCAGgggggtgatattataaggaaaaataagatatgaatcactcttagaggtcaaagggttaagggttaaaaaaagctttgaacCTTTTTAATCTTACTCTCTGGAAGGTTATTCTATCAAATCTACGGCAATACATTTCATCTCACATTGTGGTTTTAAATTCTGGTGTTCAAGGTCCATTCCGTGCTGGTACGGCGGCTGGAACTGCTGGGCTTAGTCTCACAGCCGCTGCTGCTGCTTATAACCCTTCATATGCTGCAGCTGCCCTTTATGGAGCACTTGGCACAGGTGCAGCCTATGACACTGTCTACCCTACTTCCTATGGTGGTATACCTGGCTACCCAGGGTACTCCCCTGCAACGTTTCCCACCGCAGCCACAGGGTACCCCAGTGGGTATGAATTACATCTCGGAGCCAGCAGAGATGCACGATATCCAGGTATGCAGGGAGTTCAGAGTAAAGAAGTGTTGAATGCACAATGAAGGCATACGAATGTGTGTATTTGAATTTAACTATTTTCACTGAGGATTTTAGAACAAGTGTACAAGAAAGAAGCCCCTGATTTGATTGCTTGTCACCTTGTCTCCAGCATTGGATTTGGAAGTtgtcattataattatttttattaggtCATCAATTCACTGTTGTGAAATCTGTCTTGTATTTACTTGGAAAGAAAATTAGTTATTAAGAGGTTatattttcaaggtttattGTACATCTCTGGGATATGTTGAGTTGGAAGAACTCTACTTGGACACCCAATTAAAGAAGATTAAATGATGTTAGGGAGTTACCTGGCTTTGGAAGTTGATGTTACTTGAGGTTTCTCTCCTAAGCTGTGACcaactcaaatttttttctgttgatcATTTTAGGCATGTGTATGCCAGATAGGGATCACAGAGGTGCAATTAGAAAAGATTTATTTATCGGGTCGTCATCCAACCTTTAAGTTTCCCAGAGAAGTACAGCTGTATGTATACTCCAACCAACAGCACTCAGCATGAATgctgtatttattcatgaatttTATTGAGAGCCAGGAGGTCGACATTTTCATACAGAGTCTTATATTTTCTATAAAGTGAATTGAATTTGTCAAGGTCATTATTTAATGTACATTCATCAGTATTTGTTGGTTAGCTTGGGTTATTTCAGTGCACACCAGGGGCTATGTGAGCATGTACCAAGGCCTTACCTGTTAGTGCGTAATTTATGTTTGCCAGATgttcttttggtttggttttttttggaccatat
The sequence above is a segment of the Pocillopora verrucosa isolate sample1 chromosome 5, ASM3666991v2, whole genome shotgun sequence genome. Coding sequences within it:
- the LOC131781110 gene encoding heterogeneous nuclear ribonucleoprotein A/B-like isoform X1 gives rise to the protein MATSKIVNGIASQAAEAKKRMTKEDDEGKLFVGGLSYETTKETLTDYFNTFGEVVGVEIKMDALTGRSRGFAFVQFKDPKQANAVLQHGGPHLLDGKTVDPKPAAPINKPPHLRVKKIFVGGLKPETTDQQIRDYFGSTYAPVRDIEYVTEHLTQKRRGFCFVSFDSEDTVDKICELQFHHIDGNKVEVKRALPKEVQQQQAALRAAVAGRGMIPAIATAFGVVPGRGRPAAGISRGPFRAGTAAGTAGLSLTAAAAAYNPSYAAAALYGALGTGAAYDTVYPTSYGGIPGYPGYSPATFPTAATGYPSGYELHLGASRDARYPDASDLIGSFPQQGSGVVDTDDSGGTSLSTFR
- the LOC131781110 gene encoding heterogeneous nuclear ribonucleoprotein A/B-like isoform X3, yielding MATSKIVNGIASQAAEAKKRMTKEDDEGKLFVGGLSYETTKETLTDYFNTFGEVVGVEIKMDALTGRSRGFAFVQFKDPKQANAVLQHGGPHLLDGKTVDPKPAAPINKPPHLRVKKIFVGGLKPETTDQQIRDYFGSTYAPVRDIEYVTEHLTQKRRGFCFVSFDSEDTVDKICELQFHHIDGNKVEVKRALPKEVQQQQAALRAAVAGRGMIPAIATAFGVVPGRGRPAAGISRGPFRAGTAAGTAGLSLTAAAAAYNPSYAAAALYGALGTGAAYDTVYPTSYGGIPGYPGYSPATFPTAATGYPSGYELHLGASRDARYPDGRPSAFGPIMSYTRTTFHPYGR
- the LOC131781110 gene encoding heterogeneous nuclear ribonucleoprotein A/B-like isoform X2, which gives rise to MATSKIVNGIASQAAEAKKRMTKEDDEGKLFVGGLSYETTKETLTDYFNTFGEVVGVEIKMDALTGRSRGFAFVQFKDPKQANAVLQHGGPHLLDGKTVDPKPAAPINKPPHLRVKKIFVGGLKPETTDQQIRDYFGSTYAPVRDIEYVTEHLTQKRRGFCFVSFDSEDTVDKICELQFHHIDGNKVEVKRALPKEVQQQQAALRAAVAGRGMIPAIATAFGVVPGRGRPAAGISRGPFRAGTAAGTAGLSLTAAAAAYNPSYAAAALYGALGTGAAYDTVYPTSYGGIPGYPGYSPATFPTAATGYPSGYELHLGASRDARYPGMCMPDRDHRGAIRKDLFIGSSSNL